The following nucleotide sequence is from Streptomyces sp. WMMB303.
CCAGCGCCTCGCGGAGGTGCTGTGATGCCGAAGGCCTTCGATCCTGAGATGAACGGCGGACGCCAGCTGGACCTGCTGGACCTAGTCGTCGCCGCCGAGCCGGAGCCCGCCCGCGTGGCGGGCCCGGCCCCCGGGCCGACCACCGTGGTCTGCCTCAAGGGCCGCCGGGGCGATCCCTCCATCGCGGACGTGCTCTACGTCGGGCGCCCCATGTACCAGGGCGGTTGGAAGCTGGCCGGTCACCTGCTCGCCAACCCGTACCGGGTCGGCCGTGACGGCACGCCGGAGCAGGTCGTCGCACGGTACGAGCAGTGGCTGGACCAGCACGCCGACCTCGTAGCCCGAGAGCTGCCCAAGCTGCGCGGCCGACGCCTGGGCTGCTGGTGCGCCGAGGGACAGCCGTGCCACGCCCGGGTGCTGGCCCGCCGAGCCGATGAGGGTGCGCGATGACCCGGCTGACGCGGCGTGCGGAAGAGGCGTTACTGGGAGCGGCTCTCTTCCGTCCCGAGATCCTCCCGGCGATGCAGTGGGTACCGCCCGGTGCCTTCTCCCGCCCCGATCACGGCGCTCTGTGGCGGACGCTCCACGCGATCGACTTCTCCCAGGTTCCGCGCGCGGAGATTCCGGCCGTTGTGACCAGGGCCGTGGAGCGGATCGAGGACCGGGGCATCCGGAACTGCCTGTCGCCCCAGCGTCTCCAGCAGCTGGCCGGCGCCTGCCCGAACCCGCGCACTGCTGCGCTGTACGGCGGCATGACGGTCGAGGGAGGCGTGCACCGCGCGGTCGAGGACACCGGAGACCGGCTGCGGGCCGCTGCCCAGCAGGCCGATGTCGAGCAGGCCGGTGACACGGTCGGCCAGGCGCAGGTTGCCCGGGAGCGGTTCGCCTCGCTGCACCAGGCGTGGCTCAGCACCCCGGAGCAGGTGCGGGTGCTGCTGGACACCCAGCACGACCAGCGGCTGCCGGAGCCGGAGGCTCAGCAGGCCCGGCGCCCGGAGCGGCTGGACCTGCAGGCCGAGTTCGACGTCGTGGCCTCCTTGCAGTGGGACTCCCGCCAGGTGGGGGACATCCCCTGGCTGCAGGACCAGGACTTCGCCGACCCTGCACTGCGCACCGCCTACGGCGCGATCACCGCGCTGCACGAGCGCCAGTCCCCGGTCGATGACCTGACTGTGGCGTGGGAGGCCGCCCGTCGCGGGGGCCCGCAGCCCAGCGAACAGCTGCTGGCCGACCTCGCCCGGCACGGAAGCGGGGGCATCGCAGCCCACGCGGGTGCACGTGTTCTGAGTACCGCGGCGCTGGACCGCCTGGAGACAGCAGGGGGGCAGGTGCGCGATGCCGGACGCTCCCCCGCCCTGGCTCCCAGCGCTCTGGTCGTCCGCGCTGAGCAGTCCCTGCAGCCCTCTCTCACCGACGAGCGGCGCATCCACCACGCCGAGCGCGAGCCCGAGCTGGCCGACGGCAAGGAGCCCTCCCCACCGGCTCACCCCGCACATGAAGTCCCCGCCCTTTCCGAGATGGAGATGTGACCATGAACGAGCCGGTTCGTTTCGACCCGACCGACTACCTTCTCAGCCATGAGCGGCAGATCACCGCCCCGCACCTGCCCGGCGTCGCCGCGCTGCCGCCCACCCGCTCCGCGCTCCGGGTCCTGTGGGAGCACCTGGGGCGTATCGCCCCGGGACTGGTCACCACCGCGGCGACCGCCCTTGCCTGGGGGTGGCACGCTCAGATGCCCGCTGGCTCCACCCAGCCGCTGTGGATCAGCGGCCTGCTGGCCGCCTTCGCCGCGGCGGCCGGCACCGTCTCCGCGGCCAAGAAGAACGGCAGCGTCGATGTCACCCGCACCGCGTTCGCGGGCGCCGGCACGCTCGCCCTGATCGGTGTCGCGGCCTGGACGCCGCTGTGGACGGTGCGCGTCCTGATGTGGCTGTTGGGCACCGCCGCCGTCTACGCGGTCTGCGCCCCGCTGTGGCGCAGTGACCGCCGCCTGGAGCAAGAGCAGCGACACGAGCAGCTGCTGGCCCGGACCGATGCCCAGACCCGTCTGGCTGTCACCGCGGTCGAACAGCAGGCCCGCGTCGCCGAGGCACAGTGGCAGTACCGCACCGAAGCGGCCCGCGCGCAGGCGATCAGCACCAGCGTCGAGGCGCTGGTGGCCGCGAACGAGATGCGCGAGCAGCGTGCGATCACCCCGGGCAACGAGCTGAACGTCGCAGCCCTGCTGCAGGCAGCCGGCCACGAGGCCCCGCGCGAGCTGGCCGCCGACGAGCGCGACGGGCAGGCGCCCCGGTGAAGCCGACCACGCCGCAAGGACGCCTGCTGCATCAGTGGCAGGGCCACGTCGTGCAGGTCGACGCGCATGGGCTTGCGGTCGACGGGCAGACCATCGACCCGACCCCGCTCACCGAGCGGGACGCCGTCCTCCCTTCCCAGTGTCCGCTCACACACCCGGCATTCCAGCTGCTGGCCGACGGCGGACTCGTCTACCGCGGGCACGTCCAGGCGCACCTCGAATACGACCAGGTCACTGTCTACGGCCCGCAGGGAGCCGCCTGGCCGCCCTGCGGGCAGCAGCCGCCCAGCCCGGCCGACGAAGAACCCGACAACCTCGACTTCGAGCTTTGAGCGACGACCGAAAGAGAGCCCGACGTATGACTGACGACCAGGACCGCCAGGGCCACATCGCCGGACTGCTCCCGGCACTGGCCCAGCTCGACCTCACCGCCGGCGAGCTGGACCAGCACCGGACCACCCGAGACATCAGCGCCCAGGTCAGCACCTACGACCACCAAGCCGCCCATGCCCGCCACCTGATCCTCTCCGCAAGTGCCACCTGCCAGGAAGTGGAGGAGGCCGAGCGCCTGCACCGAGGCGACGGGGAAAAGGGGTTCGCCGCGCGCGGCTACGACCACGCACTCCACCCCCGACAATACGAAGACGCCGAAGTGGAGCTGTGAACAACCAGGTCTGAGCGTGACCCGGTGGGGCCCCGGCTGCACGGCGGGGCCCCACCCGTCGAAGGGAGGGAACGAGAGATATGGACGAGCCAGTCCCCGAGGCCGAACTCCTCTACGAGGACGACAGCCTCACCGCAGTCCCCACCACGTGGGACGACATCGAGATCAGCGAGACCCAGCGGGTAGGCGACACCCAGTACACCCGGGGCGTGATCAAGGGCAGCGGGCAGGAGCGGATCTGGGCGGAACGCGACTTCGGTCAGGGCCTGCGCAACACCGAGGAAGTCACCACCGCGGACGATGTGCCCCCGGGCCGCATCAACAGCGTGTGGCGCGAGCTGACCGGCCCGGACGCTCCCACGGACCTGGACGCGCAGATCGCCGCCCAGGACACGGCCGTGCAGCGCGAGCAGACCGACTATCACCACACGCTCGCCCAGTACGAGCAGGAGCTGGCACCGTCCGCCGAGCTGGCCGAGCGCCGCGCGGCCGTCGAGCAGGAGCTGGAGGCCGACCCTGGCCACGGCGCCCTGCAGGAGGAACACGGCGCCCTGGAACGGGCCGCCGCCGTCGAACAGGACCTGGTGCTGACCCAGGCAGAGGCCGACCTCTCGGACGCCAGCTCTGCCCCCACATCCGTCGGCGAGTCGGGCATCGACCTGGACGGCGAGTGGGATACCGCGCAGGACGTCGACTACGGCGACGACATCGACATGTGAACACTCCACGACATAGCCCCTGACAGAGGTATCTGTCAGGGGCTATGTCCGTGAGTACGGTGTGATCCATGAGCACGCAGGGGGCAGAACGGCGGGGACATGTGCTGATGCTCGCCGGCGACACAGCCACTCACCGCCGCCGACCGCAACTGCTGCCCAGCCACAATCTCGCCGCGCTGGCAACGGCCCCGGCCCAAGCGCTGCTGGGAACCACGGACCCGACCGACGTCGCGATGCTGGACGGAGCACGAGACCCCCACCTGGTACGGGCTCGGTTGCAGATGGCCGCTGACACCAGCGGAGACCTGCTGGTCTACCTCTCGGCCCGGCTGGTGGTCGATCGCAAGTCCCATGCCCTGCACCTTGCGCTGCCCGGCGCTACCAAGCCCACCGTCCGGTACACCGCGCTGCCGTGGGACTGGCTGCGCACCGAGCTGCGGAACAGACCGCCGATGACGACCACCCTGGCGGTCGACCTGGTCGCCGAGCCCCAGGCCGTCAGTGTCCTGGCCGCCGGCGAAGCCGAGCGGCTGGCCGCCGGGTTGACCCTGGTCGGTGTCATCTCGCCTTCCACCGCGCCGACCGTCACCGGGCCCAGCCCCTACACCCGGCATCTCGCCGAACGCCTCCGGCAGGGCGAGGGCCCCGTCGCTCAGCTCCATCCCCAGGCCGTGGCAGCCGCCGACCTACCCGCGGACACCCTCGTTCTCCCCGTTGCACCACAGCAGGCTGCTCTACCAGCACCACCGCCCACCAGCCGTACCCAGATGCTGCCGCGTAGGCGCCTCGAGGCGGACGCCGACGACGTGGCCCCCGGGCTGGAATCCCGCCCAGCGCTCGACCCCGCTCTGCTGCCGTCCGCCGCTCCCGCCCCGACCCGGCCGCCTGCGCCGGAACCCGCACTGGCCCCCGAATCGCGGGCACCTCACCCGACAGTTCCTGCACGGCCCACCGCGCCCGTCCCGGTTCCGGCTCAGCGCCCCGCAGCCCTGGCCGAGCCCGGCACCGGCCAGCAGGACCCCCGCCCTCGTATTCACGCCCTGGCCCAGGCTGGCAGGCACAGGGAGGCGGCCCGGGAAGCGCAGGTGTGGGAACAGCATGTGCTGCAGACCTGCGGCATCGACTCTCCGCAGGCCACCCAGTGGCTCGAAATCCGTGCCGACCTCGCCAAGATGGCCACGGACTTCACACTGGCGACGCACCTGTGGATCGCGGCCGGGCGCACCCGCCTTGCCCACCAGGCAACCGACGCACCCGAGGTCCTCACAGCAGGGCAGAGCGCGCACTACTGCTGGACCCACATCCAGGACCCCGCCAAAGCCCGCGACTGCGGCCCCGACCTGATCAGCCTTCTGCGGACCCTGCCCGCGCTGGACCGGCGCCATCTGTCGATGGCCCAGCAGCGCCTGGAGTACCTCCAGCAGATGACGCGATAACAAGCCCTGTGGGTGGCGCTTCCGACTCGACCGCCCGCCGCAGCGCCTCCATCTTCGGTGGCAGCAGGCGTTCCAGACCGTACTGCCGCCGCCCCCGCCTGTAGCTGCTGACCAACCCGTTGCTCTCCAGCGGCACTCCCGGCGGACGGTGCAGCGTGGCACCCTCCCGGGCGGGGTGCCCGTCGTGGTTGTGCCACAGCGACACCCACAGCCGCGACGTGCCGCGGGCCCGGCGCACCAGGTCCGCGCGCAGCGGCAGCCACCGCCCAAGCGCTGCCTGTCCCAGCGGCGACAAGGCGACCTCGCCCCCCGCCCCGTCCGAGATCGCACGGCGTCCGGGGGCGAGGTCGGAGAGCCGCAGACCCGACAGCTGTCCCGAGGACAGGGCCGCATCCAGGACCAGAGCGAGCACCGCCGTCAGCCGGACCTGCCCCGGCGGCATCCAGCCGGCCAGGTCCCGGTCGAGCTGGCGCCGCAACGTGGCAAGGGCCGAAGAATCCGGCGTGGTCCGCAGAGGGACACTCTCGCCACCGAGCTTGACCCGAGGCAGCCCCAGCGCCTCCCGCAGCAGCTCCAGGCACTGACGGCGCGCAACGTTGGTCGCCACCGACGTGGGCGGGCGACCGCCCTCGACTGCGCGCGCCCGCAGCACACCGGACTCCGCCAGCCGCAGGTACGGCGTCAGTGTCTCGTCTTCCAACAGCCGCCGCAGACTGCGGCGAGCCGCCACCGGCAGCGCGTCACGAACCAGCGCCCGCTGCATCTCCCCGCGGACCATGGACAGGTGACGCGCACGAGAAGGCCCGACGGCAAGGCCGTCCAGCAGCTGCTCCAATGCGATGATCGAGGCAAACTCCGACACCCCGTGATTGTGGCACCGGCAGCCCCGGCCCGAGCCGGGAAGGGCAGCGCAATCCACCAGCTGCGCCGGACACGCAACGGCGAACGGCCCCTCGAATGAGGGGCCGTATATGAAACCATCACTGCTCAGAGTCCTACTCTTGACGCGCTTCGGTGTTCTCCCGAATCGCCGCGGCGACGTCCAGCAGTCCGTACGCGACGGCGGCCAGACCCTCTCCGATCGCGTCGGTGAGCCTCTCCTCGCCCTCCCGGCCGGCAGCCGCGTCCGCTCTACGTTCTGCGTAGTCGCCCCAGACGCTCTTCTGCAACCTCGCCCCCTCTCCCCACGCCGCCAGGCCATCCGACGGACGCCTGCACCCTCCCCCTCCATGGCGGGGGCGAACCGCTCCTCTGCCGCCGATCCGCGCGGTTCAGTTGGGAGTGCGTGTCAGGGCTCCGGCAAG
It contains:
- a CDS encoding DUF4326 domain-containing protein, whose product is MPKAFDPEMNGGRQLDLLDLVVAAEPEPARVAGPAPGPTTVVCLKGRRGDPSIADVLYVGRPMYQGGWKLAGHLLANPYRVGRDGTPEQVVARYEQWLDQHADLVARELPKLRGRRLGCWCAEGQPCHARVLARRADEGAR
- a CDS encoding DnaB-like helicase N-terminal domain-containing protein; this encodes MTRLTRRAEEALLGAALFRPEILPAMQWVPPGAFSRPDHGALWRTLHAIDFSQVPRAEIPAVVTRAVERIEDRGIRNCLSPQRLQQLAGACPNPRTAALYGGMTVEGGVHRAVEDTGDRLRAAAQQADVEQAGDTVGQAQVARERFASLHQAWLSTPEQVRVLLDTQHDQRLPEPEAQQARRPERLDLQAEFDVVASLQWDSRQVGDIPWLQDQDFADPALRTAYGAITALHERQSPVDDLTVAWEAARRGGPQPSEQLLADLARHGSGGIAAHAGARVLSTAALDRLETAGGQVRDAGRSPALAPSALVVRAEQSLQPSLTDERRIHHAEREPELADGKEPSPPAHPAHEVPALSEMEM